One Malus sylvestris chromosome 14, drMalSylv7.2, whole genome shotgun sequence DNA segment encodes these proteins:
- the LOC126599957 gene encoding uncharacterized protein LOC126599957, with amino-acid sequence MVARSSPDWLPPGWSVQSRSQKRGRKIEFYTHLETGKKFFSKDDAMRYIKMQNTRGEKPQPTLVNIPDHSEEVPSQLEVDPTECPEWLPNGWKVELRTRQSGVQVGKEYKCYIDPSGECTFYSKPEVFRYLKTVKRKSSKSGTLTISSKRCITEKKAVTTVQLAKNVYVEKHHVEDLPPGWIKEIKVTKYANRFRRDPYYTDPDSGYVFRSKKDVFRYLETGEISKYAFKPKNMCNNDLKLVNDEIAPSSTIKMQKLEHPVTRRQLSQPNVELSDRHEGKRSLLEGEGSARDPGKLSSTRDEPVLTPPAYTLNENNSLEPVMEKCNVRRALVHSGKSKNKETLNLSRRSSKRLARSRLELPETEISKLLDKGVSSESVVAFASTIDVIQEKHLTGNILEKCAKTKEDCSPDTSMEKSYVRRTPIDSSKSKNKEMLNFCRRFSKRLAGSRLELPETESSKLLDNRVPSENGLAFASTAGVVQQKNLTGNLLEKCAKTKEDCSPNTVMEKSNVRRTLVDSGKSKNKEKLNLSRRFSKRLAGSRLELPETEISELPDKMAPSVSGVAFTMTADVVQEKHLTDNLLEKCAKTKEDGSPSGSSYPKAELSERQEGERSLLEVVGSVIDPEKMMFAGNEPVLTPASYTLNENNSHKTVEKKSNVRKAPIGSSKSKSKEKLILSRRSSKRLAGLEPEEVANLASSERVVQAPTRKPSKSDTSQDVGLASDLVNRASQQLGAASEAEVSHHALTDIKSISHEDKMPIDDPVVPRAQQELETEIMDAEKPEPELSFLFGSDPCLEFAFKTLTGELPIADTVDNRSILRPAADMLHKKNLLDSGMEKNCSRKPRANKSKKNKDLKLSSWSSKQYAGVQPELLANTTSKERAIPNATENSCQSIAIPPVDLADEASQPLEITPEVKLASRACTAIYNSMQEETSYKRAKALEEHAVPQEKPQKFETEKAYVENPEPQFPFPFTDSWSDPCLDFAFKTLTGAIPLEDDYYQGYFQEKLDTSHNMALSDFGSPSLFRSDNLPQFNPPEQSAFGQQLSMNSAFLPSGNVSIPNCGGSGSGQQLSRNASSLPAGNVSISNCSGVCSGQQLSMNSEFLPSGNVSMPNCGGIGSGQQSSRNPSSLPPGNVSMSNCSGVCSGQQLFRNPTSLPTGNLSISNCSGVCSGHQLSMNSSFQPAGNMSTSNFSGVCSGQELSVNSSLLPAGSLVGSQWPCVDDYHGKVKS; translated from the exons AGAAGAAGTCCCTTCTCAA CTTGAAGTGGATCCAACGGAATGTCCTGAATGGTTGCCTAACGGTTGGAAAGTGGAGCTGAGGACACGACAGAGTGGTGTGCAAGTTGGAAAAGAATACAAG TGTTACATTGATCCCTCCGGAGAATGTACATTTTATTCCAAGCCAGAGGTATTTCGATATCTCAAAACTGTAAAACGGAAGAGTTCGAAGTCTGGAACTCTAACTATAAGCAGCAAGAGATGCATAACGGAAAAGAAGGCTGTCACTACCGTGCAGTTGGCAAAAAAT GTTTATGTTGAGAAACATCATGTGGAGGATTTACCACCAGGATGGATAAAGGAGATCAAAGTTACAAAGTATGCAAATCGATTTAGAAGAGACCCG TATTACACAGATCCAGACTCTGGATATGTATTCCGCTCCAAAAAAGATGTATTTCGCTATCTTGAAACTGGAGAGATCAGTAAATATGCATTTAAACCCAAGAATATGTGCAATAATGATCTGAAGTTGGTTAATGATGAAATTGCA CCATCATCTACAATCAAAATGCAAAAACTTGAGCACCCAGTCACGAGGAGACAGCTATCACAGCCAAACGTTGAGCTCTCTGACAGACATGAAGGTAAAAGGTCATTGCTTGAAGGTGAAGGTTCTGCGAGAGATCCAGGCAAATTGAGTTCTACTCGAGATGAGCCTGTTTTGACTCCTCCTGCTTATACCCTGAATGAGAACAATTCACTTGAACCTGTGATGGAAAAATGCAATGTGAGAAGAGCCCTAGTACACTCGGGCAAATCGAAAAACAAGGAAACGCTTAATTTGTCTCGTCGGTCCTCAAAACGACTTGCTAGGAGCAGGTTAGAACTACCAGAAACTGAAATCTCCAAGTTACTAGACAAAGGAGTATCCTCTGAAAGTGTAGTGGCCTTTGCTTCAACAATTGATGTCATCCAAGAGAAGCATTTAACTGGGAACATACTGGAAAAATGTGCCAAAACTAAGGAAGATTGTTCTCCAGACACTTCGATGGAAAAAAGCTATGTCAGAAGAACCCCAATAGACTCGAGCAAATCCAAAAACAAGGAAATGCTTAATTTCTGCCGTCGGTTCTCAAAACGACTTGCTGGGAGCAGGTTGGAACTACCAGAAACTGAAAGCTCCAAGTTGCTAGACAATAGGGTACCCTCTGAAAATGGACTGGCCTTTGCTTCGACAGCTGGGGTTGTCCAACAGAAAAATTTAACTGGGAACTTGCTTGAAAAATGTGCCAAAACTAAGGAAGATTGTTCCCCAAACACTGTGATGGAAAAAAGCAATGTCAGAAGAACCCTGGTAGACTCGGGCAAAtcaaaaaacaaggaaaagcTTAATTTGTCTCGCCGGTTTTCAAAACGACTTGCTGGGAGCAGGTTGGAACTACCGGAAACTGAAATTTCGGAGTTGCCAGACAAGATGGCACCCTCAGTAAGTGGAGTTGCCTTTACTATGACAGCTGATGTTGTTCAAGAGAAGCATTTAACTGATAACTTGCTGGAAAAATGTGCCAAAACGAAGGAAGATGGTTCTCCAAGCGGGTCATCATACCCAAAAGCTGAACTCTCGGAGAGACAGGAAGGAGAAAGGTCATTGCTTGAAGTTGTAGGTTCTGTGATAGACCCAGAAAAAATGATGTTTGCTGGAAATGAGCCCGTTTTGACTCCTGCTTCTTACACCCTGAATGAGAATAATTCGCATAAGACTGTTGAGAAAAAAAGCAACGTCAGAAAAGCTCCAATAGGCTCGAGCAAATCAAAAAGCAAGGAAAAACTTATTTTGTCTCGTCGGTCCTCAAAACGACTTGCTGGGCTTGAACCAGAGGAGGTTGCTAACTTGGCTTCCAGTGAACGAGTTGTTCAAGCTCCAACTAGGAAGCCTAGTAAAAGTGATACCAGTCAAGACGTAGGTTTGGCTTCAGATCTTGTAAACAGAGCATCTCAGCAGCTTGGGGCTGCATCAGAAGCAGAGGTTTCACATCATGCTTTAACTGACATAAAATCTATATCACATGAGGACAAGATGCCAATTGATGACCCAGTGGTTCCCAGAGCGCAACAAGAGCTGGAAACTGAGATAATGGATGCTGAGAAGCCAGAGCCAGAGCTCAGCTTTCTGTTTGGTTCAGACCCATGCTTAGAATTCGCATTCAAAACGCTTACAGGGGAATTGCCAATAGCTGATACTGTGGATAACAGATCCATTTTGAGACCTGCAGCTGATATGctgcataaaaaaaatttacttgaCAGTGGGATGGAAAAGAACTGCAGTAGAAAACCAAGGGCTAACAAATCCAAGAAAAATAAAGATCTTAAGTTGTCCAGTTGGTCTTCAAAACAGTATGCTGGGGTTCAACCTGAGCTGCTGGCTAATACTACGTCCAAGGAACGAGCTATCCCAAATGCAACTGAAAATTCATGTCAAAGTATAGCCATCCCCCCGGTGGATTTGGCAGATGAAGcatctcaaccgcttgagattaCACCAGAGGTGAAGCTTGCCAGTCGTGCTTGTACTGCTATATACAATTCAATGCAAGAGGAGACGTCATACAAGAGAGCGAAGGCTCTTGAAGAGCATGCTGTTCCTCAGGAGAAACCCCAGAAGTTTGAAACCGAGAAGGCATATGTTGAGAATCCAGAGCCACAGTTCCCTTTTCCTTTCACGGATTCATGGTCTGACCCATGCCTCGATTTTGCATTCAAGACTCTTACAGGTGCAATTCCATTAGAGGATGATTATTATCAAGGTTACTTCCAAGAAAAACTTGACACATCTCACAATATGGCACTATCAGATTTTGGCTCACCAAGCTTGTTCCGAAGTGATAATTTACCTCAGTTCAATCCACCAGAACAATCTGCTTTTGGCCAACAGTTATCCATGAATTCTGCATTCCTGCCTTCAGGAAATGTGAGCATTCCGAATTGCGGTGGAAGTGGTTCAGGCCAACAGTTATCTAGGAATGCTTCATCCCTCCCAGCAGGAAATGTGAGCATTTCAAATTGCAGCGGGGTTTGTTCAGGCCAACAGTTATCCATGAATTCTGAATTCCTGCCTTCAGGAAATGTGAGCATGCCGAATTGCGGTGGAATTGGTTCAGGCCAACAGTCATCTAGGAATCCTTCATCCCTCCCTCCAGGAAACGTGAGCATGTCAAATTGCAGCGGGGTTTGTTCAGGCCAACAGTTATTTAGGAATCCTACATCCCTCCCTACAGGAAACTTGAGCATTTCAAATTGCAGTGGGGTTTGTTCAGGCCACCAGTTATCCATGAATTCTTCATTTCAGCCCGCTGGAAACATGAGCACATCAAATTTCAGCGGGGTGTGTTCAGGCCAAGAGTTATCTGTAAATTCTTCATTACTGCCTGCCGGAAGCTTGGTTGGTTCGCAGTGGCCTTGCGTAGATGATTATCATGGAAAGGTAAAGTCCTAG